In Phaseolus vulgaris cultivar G19833 chromosome 3, P. vulgaris v2.0, whole genome shotgun sequence, the sequence GTTGtgtcaaaagaaaaagaaaactgaAAAGTTCTTGAAAATCATGAGGTGTGGACATATTAATTAGAGGCAAACGGTGAGTCTGAGACATGTATATCAATTTAATAAGCAGACttgaataataagaaaaagGTGAATCTTTCCTATAACATCATCGTCCTTAACAAACTTGGAAAAATCTAATTTACAATTGACcccattaatgtttttttttaaatgatctCGTGCTAAAAAAGTTCGAGAAATTTTCTTAAGAATGCACTACTTAAAGTAATTGAGATGTCTGCATATTCTCAAAAAATTTGAATGAGTAGATATTTAAAACAACTAAAGAAAAGACTGAAAATTAATAATGAACTCTTTGACCATGGCAACGATCTTAGCTAGGAAAATAGAGCTTGGGAATGATGAGTCTAAAACTTAGGAGGAAAGTGGTCTGCATATTGAATTATTTGAAAACACAATGATAGACAGAACCCACAAGCACAGGTGTGGCTTAGTTGGCAAATAAGGTCACCAGTGGGTGGACTTTACCTGTAGTGACAGATTTAAGAACATACTAGAAGTGGCGCCAAGAGAGAGTGTAACAAAAAAAGAGAGAACCCACAACATAACTTGAGGGTAGGAAacgaaattgaaaagaaaaatgaaaatgggAATAAAGTTGATTGTAATATGCATACTGGGATATGCAATGGGTCCTGAATCATGATATGCCATAATAAGAAAATCGATCTGGATATGTCGTGAAGTGGTTGGGATTGAGTGATAAAAGTAAtgaacaaaattctttgtatgcTACACATACTTGGTAGTTGAGAGTGTTGTATTTTTGTCGATCACACATTgtttacaagtttttttttttatagtggtAGATCCACAAAGGGATTGCGTGTTTGATTGGCCACTCTGAAATTGATACAGTGAATTGCGATTTTTCCATGTTGCATGTTGGTCTAATGGTTGGACGGCAACGCCATAATTATCCTGTTGCTGTCTGTTGCACGTGAAATATCGGCCACATCGATCTTGTGTTGTGTGGGCAATGGCTTTGCCTTTGTAGTTGAACATTATTGTCATCTTCATTCTTGAGCCAAGGTCAATGTTTCTCATGCAAGGGTTTGAGAGATAGGGATGATTCCTTCGTTGTCAACTTTCAGGACCCACCCAGTACCAATTATTTGAGTCAACActcattttcaaattatttaactCATTGTGTATTTGAATACACCAAGATATATACACCGCTTTTGCGCATTATACCAAATAAATTATCCTTCTCTTCCTCAATCGCCAATATTATGATTGAGACAGAGAAAATCAGATGTTAACCAAATAATAGTTTTGTAACCCCCGTGGCACCAAGGAAACAAAGTGGTTGTTAGAAGAATGGAAGTTCATTAACTAAAGCAACATATGTATCATGGCTGAGAGAACATAACATATGTAATGAAAACAACTGACGGCAATACCGTCTTGTGCCAAATATTCTTATGAGAACTACTTTTTGCTGGCAAAGTTAAATTGCACCAAATGCAACACGTGTAAGATTTTGATCATAACACTGTTTAGCACAAAACAAGGGTTGGTAAGATAATGAATATGAATTGTTTTCATGTATCCAAGGTTTACTAAAGCGGAACTATGGTGGATGTTGGAAAGATAAGTTTTTGGGGGGAAATTAACATAAATGgcagaaaaaattataaaaatagacATTTGATAGTGATAGTTGTCaataatatatacacaaaattaatttaattatttatttattttaattaaagttgttAATCAAGtttgataatttaatttaaatgaaataCACTAAATTCACAACTTTAATGtactttatttaaattaaaattatcaatttggttGAAAACTTTCAgttgaaataaaatatgaagttaTTAATTCAATGaacaatttttttacattttatttaaattgaagttgttaatatgattaataactttaattaaaaatattaaataataaattaatgatttaattaaatttttatatatcatttataaatattatttttgtaatttgttttgtatttgtttatttatgtaattatgtTATGATATATATCATTTGTGTGAATTTTCCAATTTTTGGAGTGCACTTAGATCAGGGTATATTTTACCACTATAGTATAATTTCCTAAAGAATTTACTAGAATGGGttgatttagaaaaaaaattatagtatttAGAGGTATAAAagcttttaaaattatataaaaattatgcaTAATACAAtgactttaatttcttttcttgGAAAAAATCGTGCACGTTAAGACAACTTTAGCTTGTGATATTAGGTTCAAGTAGTACACGATAAAGATTATgtccaattttttaaaataaaatgattatgACAAACATAAAttgaattgatttatattttaaactaaaatcaGGTGCATGGCAGataaaattttttgttttaattttcttaccAATTCAAGATAAAAGCTTACTTTTTTAACATTAATGTATACTTAAATTCAAAAGATTTTAAGTTCATATTCAAATACGAAGTTCTATGATAATTTATGTAAGAAAACATTCTAAAATCAAATACTcgtgtattttattttatagatttagttcgatatttcttttttttaagagACCCATACAATATCTTagattatatttgaaaaaaattcagttgaaaaataatcaaaaagttaattagtagttaaaaatCATTAAGCGCAAGTCACAGGATGATAAAGGTAGGGATGCATGCATACACACGTCAATTTCTACAAAAACTTGTAACTCCTGCCGGAAAATATATAGGCACATTTAAGCACATTTAAATTAAAGCTTGGGAAGGCGTCGAACATTAACAATAGACATCAGAACCCACAATTTCATCGGAATTAAGGTGTTATCTTTAAACTGTGTCAATGAGATATCAGGTTTTTAGCCTAGATTTATCATTGTATGATGTATGTAGGGTGATTGTATTGTTTAGAATTAATGGAGGTCTTAGCCTTATATATAGGAATAGAGTTTGGAGGATTCAGGAGTATTTTTTGGCTAGTTTTACATGTTTGTGGGACTGAATTATACTAGACAATGAACCCATTGCTTTCCAATTTTtgcattttatttaaattttaatatttatattttttatcatcatattattattactagcgaatattttcatttttctcaaCTTCCACGatgataaaaatttaacatacataCAGAAGTAATTCTGAAGAAGTcaaaattgaaaagcaaaaactaacatgtaaaagaaaaacaatgaaTTGATTTATCAACCTGTTTTTTCTGCTCCTCTGGTTtgagttatttttttcttcttcaaactttttctcttcatccattaGTGGTTTTGAGATCGGAGAGTGTGATGATGTTCACGTTAAGGTTAGAATTCACTTGATGGTAGATACAAAAGAATGATGACTTTACCAAATAATAgagttattataaaataaaacataggtgaaaaaagagaaaaaagaaaggcaaaagatatgagaaagaatatttcttctattttatttttcttactcAGATTAAAGCAAATAGTCTGAATATATACCAGTAGTACACTCATTTTAGGTATAATTAAAGAGacataatgtaaaataaaagcCAATAAAAGTTAGAATAAGAAAAGACAAATTAAAGGCTAGACATAAGTACAAAAagaaacaactaagaattagaaaagacaaaattaatattagctTCCTTCTAGAAGTCTTGTATCCACATCCTTTATTAGCCTCACAAATTGTGAaacaaatattgatgagacTCAGCTTGGAACAAATACTCTTGAAAGATTGAGGACTTAAGGCTTTGGTAGAAATGTCAGCTAGTTGCTCTTTGGTTGAAATGGGAAACAAATGTATGAGACCCTTCTTCAATTTTTTCCCAACAATGTGACAATCTATTTTTATGTGTTTTGTAAGCTCACGAAACACTAGATTTGCTGCAATGTATCTTGTTGAGTCATTGTCATAGTATAAAAGAGATGATTGCTCAAAAgaaactttgaaatcttgaagaagaaaagttagccattgaatttcatATGTAACAGTGATCATTGCcctgtattcagcttcacaataactctttgatattgttgtttctttgatttccaagatatgagGGAACTCtcaagatacacactaaaactaattattgattgtcttgaatcactacAGGTGTCCCAATCACTATCAATAAAAGCTTTTAAATGAGCAGAAgtgttggaagagaaaaataaaccaagactCGGAGCTCctttaatatatttgataattCTAATTGTTGCATTATAGTGAGCAATTGCAGGCTTAacaagaaattgagaaagttgttgcacatAAAAGGTTATGTCATGTCGGGTATTAGTGAGATGCATAAAccttccaatcaatcttctaTAGGCTTGAACATATGTGAAAGGAACACTCTCAGTAGAAGATAATTTTGTATGATTATCAATTGGTGTAGGTGCAGGTTTGCAGGCTAAAAGACCTGCATATGTTAACAATTCCAGTTCGTATTTTCTTTGATTCATCATTATCCCTTTCTTACTAAttcaaaaccaaaaaaatatcCTAAATTTCCAAGATCCTTAATCTTAAATGTTTGATTCAATGTTTGATTGATTCGTTCAATCTCCTCTTTATCATTTCCTGCCAATATTATATTATCCACATACACCAATAATGATGTAAAAGATCATTCAGGAGAATTAATGAATAGTGtatgatcattcatagattgagtatatcccataAAAAGCAAAAAGGATGACAATTTGGCAAACCACTCTTTACTggcttgcttaaggccataaagcattttttttttaatctacaAACTTGTCCTAGTTGAGtagaagtcaatccaggaggagcaaccatgtatacataTTCTTTCAACACTCCATGTAAAAATgcattgtttatgtctaattgtttcaattcccaattatagACAGAAGCTAGAGAAAGAAACAATCTTATGatggtcatctttgctactggagagaaagtatcaagATAGTCAATACCTTTTGTTTGTGTGTATCCCTTTGCTACTAGCTTTgttttatacctttcaattgtcccattagccttatattttattttgaatatccatttgcaacctatgactatttttttctttatgcatttgcaacctatgtttgatttgactccaaagcagatatctcacattgtatagcTTTTCCTAACAGTTATGTTTCTAGGTACTAATTAGAAAGCTTATCTGATTCAGAATTTTGTTTGGTATCATGATcttcattgaggttttggtctatatggACAAAGATATGAAAAGaaatatttcttctattttatttttcttacttaGATCAAAGCATAAAaagtctgaatatatacaagtagtacactcattatAAGTCTAGTTAAAGACAcataataatgtaaaataaaagcCAATAAAAGTTAGAATAAGAAAAGACAAATTAAAAGTTAGACATAAGTACAAAAagaaacaactaagaattagaaaaaacaaaattaatattagtttcCTTCCAAAAGTCTGGTATTCATATCCTTCGTTAGAGTTACTTGAAATAGAGTGGAGAGagtaattgaaaattaatgttattttatttaatatgtgAGATTTGGTGCGAAAACTAATGAGAGTaagtatttttctttctcttaacttaaaataaagaattaaagaaGAGTGTGAAATTaatctacataaaaaaaactatcacttaacattaatttaaaaaataattttattttttaagtaactcatgaaatgataaaatacttcattgtataaataaaaaattgaattaaaaaaaactgaTGAGGAATctctatatataaatataatatagactatgaattgtttttttttttaagttacgTTACTTAAACTACTCAGATCTGAGATCCATATTCATACGGATAAATTACTATATATACAGATCTCAAATTAATCCACGCATGTCAGCATTTTCCAAATAAAACACTGCAATTTCACGACTCCTACGAGGAAGTGAGTTCGCAGAAGCCTCAAATGTTAAAGCAAAAAAAGGAGTTGGTGGGGTGCAGAAGAAAAAGAATTTCAGACAGTGTTTATGCTTGTCAATTTACAACTTGATTCTCCGTAACATTCAACGAATGTTTATCCTTCATAGTAGTAAAGTGCGTCCAGATATAACCTTCTTTTTGTTTAGAAAAAAATGTCCATTTATAATTAAAGTCACAATGATTAACGCTAATTAAACACATCAATTCATCATAAGGttttaaattcaattcaaaACAAGAGCCCTTGCACCTTCTGCGACTATCTGCATATTCTGTCCATATCTACCTATACAGAAAAATCGAAGGTAGAGAGATCCCTTTCAAATGTGGGGTAGGAAAAGCACTTCAAAGAGTTGGCCAAGGTGGAGTGGCTCACAGCCTTCCTAACTCAAATCAATGTATTGTACCATAAAAAAACGATATTGATATACTAGCTATGGTTGCATGTTCTAGATTCCACATATTATTCCCCCAATTCTCTCCTTCCAATCAACAATGTTACCTTTATATTTACttattaatattcttaataAATATCTTATCAGAAAATAAGTTCCAGTCTAGCTACCCTTAAACCTTCCACTAATTGCCTCAAACCTAATCCTTACCTTTATGAAAAAAACCAGCACTGATCTGTCTCAAATGAATAGTGGCAGGACCTCGCTTTTAGATTCTCATTGCCATTTGTTGAGTCCACCTTGCCTATAAATGGGGAGCCTCTCCCCACAAACCAACTTGTGAGTTGAAGTTTACAAGAGCAAAAGCTTCACACCTTTCCAGCACTTTTAAGTCTTTTCTACTTTCTTCCCAGAGCTTCAGAAAAAATGGTCAGTGGTCTTTGAGATCTCTTGCTGAATAGTTTTTGGTACATGCCAGCATGTAACTTCAAATGTTATAtgcttttttaaaaatattgtgaTTTTATTTCAGGAGGAAAAAATGAGTTGGATTGTTACTGAAGCTGTGGACTATAAAGGCTTCCCTGCAGATAGATCCAAAACTGGCGGTTGGATACCAGCAGCTCTTATTTTAGGTTTGTAGAAATAGTCTTATCTCCACCACTCCTCTGCATCTCATGTTGGTTATGATTATGGAACTTACTTTTTGGAATATGTGATACATTAGACTTAACTGAAAGGATATAACTTTCAAATCAAATAATATACACCATGCCACATCTAAAATGAAACTTTTCCTTCATCTCCTTCTTTCTGTGGGTCAGTTTTCAAGATATAGAAGCTCtggttgttttgttttgtttttatcctTTTGGCTACAAGTTGGAGATTCACGTATAAGTTTATTGGGTGGTTCATCAATGGGAGATGGAGAAATAGATATAGGGTGTGGTGTTGGTGCATACAAAGTTCGAAGAAGTTTGCTTTCAAAGACTAACTTAAAacaatcaatttaatttaaatgaatcaactatttaaaactttatgtgacataatttttaattagtcTTAACTTGACAGGATTTTATActattaaacaaaataatttcattatttaaatatttaaaacatccattttctctttattttatcttcacattattttttcttttttcttcatttcatATCACACCATTTTCATTTGTTACATCTATcactttctctgtttttttattttatttctctttacCCTTCCAACAAAAATGGGACTTATACTGTAAACATATTTTCCTTGTCTTTATGTATCACCCACGTTCTTTCACGTTTAATAATCACCCACAAAATCTCACTTGCTGTTTATGTGGATATATTTTGTTATCccattttaatatttacaaaaacatTTTATGGTGTTACCATTGGTTTTATAGATTAACCTTCAGAAATACTCGAGTTTTTCTATCTCATGCTTTTTGGGGGCAATGATTGCATATGGGGAAGGAGACAAACCAAGTGGAATAAAGCCTGTGCATACTTGTGATTGAGCATAATATTCACatgtatgtttttttctttttatcggCAAAAATATTCACATCTATGTCCCCTTCTGTTTGGCCTTGGAGGAAAAGAAGCATATCATTACGTATCATCTTTATGGTGTGAATGAATCCAACAATGTTCCATTCGTCTACAACTTTTCATCTTACCTTTTCACCTCACTTTTCTGAAAGTTGAGCTTActttattcattcatttttgGCTTTCACAACATATTAGGTTTCACTTTTCACTTACAGCCTCTAATCACGAACACAATTATTTTACTCTTAATTTTATGACACATGCGTTAATCAATTGCTTCTCTACAACCATTTTCAGTCCTTTTTTTTTGTTGCACGAAAGAATAAAAGATGAAACCAAAATTAATTGTAACTTAATAAATGATTAAGTTACATGAATTCTAACAATAGAAGTTAATTCTTTCAGGGATTGAAATCGTGGAGAGGCTCTCCACCATGGGGATTGCAGTGAACCTTGTAACATACATGATCTCAGTCATGCATCTGCCAAGCTCAACTGCAGCTAATACTGTGACTGACTTCATGGGCACATCATTTCTCCTGTGTTTGCTGGGAGGTTTTCTAGCAGATTCCTTCCTTGGCAGATACAAGACAATTGGAATCTTCGCTTCAATACAAACACTGGTTAGTTACATTAATTACTAGTGAAGTGGCTACTTCTCTCATAAAATGTCAAATCTTAATGACACATGTGCACTCATTTACATAAAGTGGAaagtttttactttattttttttattttttttattttttttattttttttattttttttattttttttattttttgatcaGCAAAGTTTTTACTTTATGCATATCTTCTTCCTAGTTTAACTTTGAGAGAACGGTGATTTCAGGGAACTGCTGCATTAGCAATCTCATCAAAATTGCCACAGCTACGTCCACCACCTTGCCATGCTAACAGTGACAGTTGCCAACAAGCGAACGGATTCCAAATGGGAATCTTATACTTGTCACTGTACCTTATTGCACTAGGAACTGGTGGCCTAAAATCTAGTGTTTCGGGATTTGGGTCTGACCAATTcgatgagaaagatgagaaggaGAAATCCCAAATGGCATATTTCTTCaacaggtttttcttcttcattagTTTTGGAACTCTGGCAGCCGTCACAGTACTCGTCTACTTGCAAGATGAAGTGAGTCGCAGTTTGGGGTATGGAATATGTTCTGTTTCTATGATCATAGCCATTATCGTGTTCTTATCAGGAACTAAAAGATACAGATACAAAAAGAGTTTTGGAAGCCCCATTGTCCACATTTGGCAAGTTATTGTTGCATCaataaagaaaaggaagatgcaACTCCCATACAATGTTGGTTCTTTGTATGAAGACACTCCTGAAGCTTCAAGAATAGAGCACACCGACCAGTTCCGGTAATTAAGCTTATCATCTTTGCCTACCCTTGTGGGAGCTAGCGAATCTTTATAcgtttttaattaaattgtgACGTCTTAAAAATTTCCTCATACTCTTTTTGATGTTTTTAATTATGTAGTTTCTTGGAGAAAGCAGCCATTGTGACAGAAGGTGACTTTGAGACAAATTTATCTGGTTCTGCACCAAACCCATGGAAATTATGCACACTAACAAGGGTAGAGGAGGTGAAAATGATGGTGAGACTTTTACCAGTGTGGGCCACAACCATCATATTTTGGACCACTTACGCACAGATGATAACATTTTCAGTTGAGCAAGCCTCCACCATGGAAAGAAATATGGGGAGTTTCCAAATCCCTGCAGGCTCTCTCACAGTATTTTTTGTGGCTGCAATACTAATCAGTCTAGCTGTTTATGACCGACTCGTCATGCCCCTTTGGAAAAAGTGGAAAGGCAAACCAGGTATACACATTATTAGATTTAGTTACTTTTTGAATCCATGGCCATGCCAAAAGTAAACCTACTTCCTCAGATTACATAATTATTGACattatttaatatgaaattCCTTTTTCATGTTAATCATGATATTATTACATATATTGCACTAGCAGAAAGCTGCATGTGAAGGGAAGCCcatatacatatataacatGCATGTTAGTGTCCATGTCTTGCAAAATTTAATGCCTATATAGTATAAAGTGAACTGAATACCACTTTTCTTCTACATATCAATTACAACtgcataaattattattttattttactattatttttgtcAATAAGAATTGTGAAATGGATGTAAATAAAGAAATGGTGTGTGAGAGAATATTTTTGCTAGAAATTATTAAcgaaaatattgttttattccATTTGTACCAGGTTTCACTGACCTACAAAGGATTGCGATTGGACTTGTATTTTCCATTTTCGGAATGGCGGTTGCTTCTCTGTGCGAGAGGAAACGGTTATCCGTGGCAAAAAGTGTAACTGGGAACAATGCAACACTGCCTATAAGCGTTTTCCTTCTGATCCCACAGTTCTTCTTGGTGGGTACTGGTGAAGCATTCATATACACGGGCCAGCTTGATTTCTTCATAACACGGTCCCCAAAAGGAATGAAAACCATGAGCACGGGTCTCTTTCTCACAACTTTGTCTCTTGGTTTCTTCGTCAGTAGTTTCCTTGTCTCAGTTGTGAAGAAAGTTACTGGGACAAGAGATGGTCAGGGGTGGCTAGCAGACAACATAAACCAGGGCAGGCTTGACTTGTTCTATGGGTTGCTCACCATACTtagctttgttaattttgtAGCTTTTCTAGTTTGTGCGGTTTGGTTCAAGCCTAAGAAACCTAAACAACCAGCTATGCAAATGGGAGCAATCAATGGGTCCACAGCTGAGGAAAAGTGCTGAATACTAAGCTTTTAGGATTTTGTATTATAGACAATGCTGTTATCATGGTTTTGTGGAATTGTAGATAGGCTGTTATATGCATGCATCCGAAGAATGGGTtaactttagttttttttttcgtgACACTATAGAAATAATGTTTGGGTTGGGTTCTATCATAAGCATGTAACATATTTTCTGGTCTTTCAACTCTTGTTTAACCTTTTCTCAATCAGGCTTGGTTTTCGATCGTAATATAATTGGTTGTCCTTTCTTTTGCTATATATAATTCAGTTGAAATTAGGAATGTGTAAAAAAATCCGGTGTTATCATAATTGGTATATGGGGATTGGAAGGTTTTATTAACCACACTGCTTGATAAgcagtttaaaaaaatatataaatagaaattgaaACAAGTTTCTATATATCTTTACCTATTaaagatttttcaaaaaataaaattaaacataaaaaaaagtgagaacAAAAACCACACTTATTAGTTAaggatttttattttgttaatatttatttcacatATTTATTCAGATATTTTAGTATTCTTTTGATCACAAAATAATTgatcttttaaattttgaaattctaattaacattttttaatatattcttttttaatattcattattAGCAGTGTAAACATCAAAGATCAAATACATTAAGGATATCTTAATATAAATCTATTGATGGTTTTCTTTCATTCTATCTATTAATTTGCGAGCATTAACATCTAAGAGGTGATAGATGTTCTACAAATTGAATTCTCAATTATGCTTGTTTGCAGTTTTATATGATATGTATATAGGAAAATTATTATGTTCATGAAatataacaatttaaatttttgtggagaaaaaattaaatatataacttGTGTATGATCACAAAATTaccatttaaataataaagtatatatggattaaatatataataatatgtcTAATTAATTgtgtgaaaaaaatattttatagaagtaaaatatatttcaataataatcGCTTATTAACTTGAAAATAACTGTATTAATT encodes:
- the LOC137807524 gene encoding protein NRT1/ PTR FAMILY 6.2; the encoded protein is MEEKMSWIVTEAVDYKGFPADRSKTGGWIPAALILGIEIVERLSTMGIAVNLVTYMISVMHLPSSTAANTVTDFMGTSFLLCLLGGFLADSFLGRYKTIGIFASIQTLGTAALAISSKLPQLRPPPCHANSDSCQQANGFQMGILYLSLYLIALGTGGLKSSVSGFGSDQFDEKDEKEKSQMAYFFNRFFFFISFGTLAAVTVLVYLQDEVSRSLGYGICSVSMIIAIIVFLSGTKRYRYKKSFGSPIVHIWQVIVASIKKRKMQLPYNVGSLYEDTPEASRIEHTDQFRFLEKAAIVTEGDFETNLSGSAPNPWKLCTLTRVEEVKMMVRLLPVWATTIIFWTTYAQMITFSVEQASTMERNMGSFQIPAGSLTVFFVAAILISLAVYDRLVMPLWKKWKGKPGFTDLQRIAIGLVFSIFGMAVASLCERKRLSVAKSVTGNNATLPISVFLLIPQFFLVGTGEAFIYTGQLDFFITRSPKGMKTMSTGLFLTTLSLGFFVSSFLVSVVKKVTGTRDGQGWLADNINQGRLDLFYGLLTILSFVNFVAFLVCAVWFKPKKPKQPAMQMGAINGSTAEEKC